Part of the Henckelia pumila isolate YLH828 chromosome 2, ASM3356847v2, whole genome shotgun sequence genome is shown below.
AAATTCTTGTGAGATagttttattagttaattttgtgagatggaGATATTATTCAACTTTAActtgtgaaaaaaatatatattattttttatgtcaaaaatgtTAATTTTCATTTCGATCAATAGGACACATCATCGTCTCAATGTCAAAATAAGATTACGAAATAAAATAGTAGATAAATACTTGCTTATTTCATTAGTAATAAATATATAGTAGAGAGCTCAAGCTCTCCATTCTAAAGTAGTAATAAGCAAATAGATAAATGAATTTCATATACTGATAATTATggaatatataaaatttttttaaaaaattgtaaatttttgTACTATAGTTACTTCTGATTTTTtagataatttattttgaagaagaagtttttaattagttaattttttttgaagcaaTAATTAGTTTAACTTTCATATACTAAATTAGAAACCTTACTTTTTACACCGATATTCTCATAATATACGCcgaattatattatttattacaattaatttttttttatgagtaCATGTTAAacactatttttatttaattaaaatgtaAATGGTTTGTCCTTCCCCGACAACAACGTAAAAGTTCTAGCTCCAACCTTGATACAATTCTCATAATATATGTGGTGCAAGCGATCATCTAATATGTTGATAATTTTAGTTCGGACGGGTCTATTGCATTGGAAATGAATACTTACATTCAATATTCAGAGTTTGTGTCTCTAAAACATATGCAAGGATCGGTAAATCGTATTGTTCATCGTCTAGCCCATGAAGTGTTTATGTCAAGATCGAACTTGGAATTTTTTAGTTGTAACTTGTAATATTCCATCTTGGCTTCCTGATGTTGTAACTTGTGACTCAAACATTTGATTTCTATAGAtagttttatttaaaaaaaaaaaaaaatctcataatatatgccaatatatatatatatatatcccaaTTACTTGTTCCATGATATCTTTTCAAAATATTTCCtcgaaaaaaagaaagaaaaactaAGAAATTCCGAATCTGACTTTAATTAGTGTATTAATTTACACAACGTAACCAAACTCAACAATAATCCTTTCTACCAATCGGTTTTCGGGTCATCTCAAAAGCATTCATAAAGCACTCAAAAAATCAAGGGATCGGACCGTACGTTTTGGGGGCATTTTGACTCCACACGATACATAATGAAATTGCCAAAAGATATAAATTCAGACCACGAAATTAAAACATGCATCCCATTACCACAAATACATAACatgtttatataaaaatattgtaaGTTCCCTAGCTAAAGCAGGTGTCGTAGGCCAAAGATAGTCCACAAGACCCGCtaataaaatacaaatatatatatataataaacaaATCGAATGTCACAGAGCAGCACTAAACCAAGCTAAGGGGGGAAGCATGCAGAGAGATAAAAGATAAAATAGtttgcataaaataatttaagcaaGGGAAAAAGTTCAAATATGTCTTGTCCTTTCAAACACAGAAATAATGCTAAAAAACACATTTCCTGATCCTTCATATCTTCCTCCCACCCCATTATTCCACAACCCATTTATTCAAATGCATAAGAAAGTAATAATTAATTTAGGGAAAAGGTAGGGGAGGGGTTTGGCTACCCAAACCCCAATCTTCATTTAggctttatttaattttttataagatcaataatatatatttacatgtgAAAGATGATCATGATTTGgtaagtttttttttcatatatccatcattatttttttgttgtgtataggataaatttcaatatatatatttgaaatttatcctataaacaacaaaaaaataatgatgGATATATGAAAAAAACttaccaaatatatatatatcgaagtGGTATATCATATAAATTTATAAACATAAAATTCTTATAAAACGATCTTACAGTTCAATTTTATGATACAGATATCTCATTATTGACATgttccataaaaaaaatattatttttttatgtcaaaaatattactttttatgaaGATATATGTTAAGTCAACTCAACTCACTAATATAAATCCATAAAAATGTCTAACAATATATCTACTCGATTATTTACACTTATAGCACTAGTTGGTTGATATATTTGATCATACATCAAAGACAATTTGTAACGTAGTTCAAAAAATTAATACGGTTAAAACCCCCCTAATTTTAAATCGACATCCTTTTCAACAACTTTTTATGTCTTGTTCTTGCATATAATTTTactttataataaaaattcacTATAACCCAAAACGTCATATCTGATGTAACGGAAATATATATAGACAGCTTTCTTCTATTTTTCATTTTAAGAGATCTCTCGACTATGGTGGAAAATATTATTACCAATCATGattcatttataaaaaaaaatacaatagtATCTAGATTTTAGAGCACACAGAATTATATCCCGGATTATGAAGTTGTTATAATATGTTTATACATTATTAATCTGCACGacctatttatatttttatattatatcatgatcaGCCGCATAGAATAACAATCTCCGTGTATCCTAATCAAACCATATCATATATTCCTAATCTCATATAAAAAAAacgttttctttttctttctttctttttttttttagaaaaaaacaaaaataattattccaatcaattatccaaaaataaaatccttattatatatatatatatatatattccttaTTGTAACTTTATGTTTGAATGGCAATCCTTAATTTTAGTATAGCCCAAAAAAATTACATACAAAttaatttatgaaaaattatattatatatatatatatatataaattattggtATATGATTGCTAAGATAACTCGGATCGAGTGGTGTATATGTGTGTGATCCAGAGAGGGTTAACTCTCTGGTTCCACATGTAAATCATTGTATAGATGTAAATAtacatataatcatataatcattGTGGAATCAATATACATGTAAATACAGATTTATATATTACATAATATTGTATAGATGTATAGATATATATGCATCAACCAAGAAATGAAAAATGTGGAACATGGAGAAACAACGATAAAGAAATTAACAAGAACCCATTTCATGATCGAATTATTAGTATCACCTCCATAATTAGAACTCATACAATGTCTCAAAACTACTTAACATGCACACCccaagaaaattaaaaaaaaaaccgaaaaaGAAAAAGGCACAACTATAGAGAAAGTGCCAACTCCATGATGAATGAGGACCATGTCCATCttcaacatatatataatgactaataattttatataatatatatccatTTCAAACGTAACCCCAACTAATTTCAGACAAGATTTTAATCGACTGAagccattaattttttttctcaccAAGTTTGCTTGAACGTAAAAACGAAGAGCGAGCCAATTTGGTTGTCCCCTCTCATTGAATGAACAAGTGTaccttttttttaaatcttacCTAGTGAAAATTAGATGCTGCAGGTGTGTAAATAGCAAGATCAGGCAAACCATTTCCGCCACTCCAACAGCCGGATTCTCCAGCCTCCTCCTCCCCGACGTTGTTCAAGAATCCGTGGTCATTATTGGCGGTGCCAACTTGGGGATGATGATGGGGGCCTCCGAAATGATCGGCCAAAGCCAAATTTGAGCGGTCGTGGAAATTAGCGTACTGGCCGCCGCTCGACCCCAAGAGTGAGCTGAAACTAGTACCGCTGACATCCATCATCAAGTTCCCGAATTGGCCCCCGTAGCTGCAGTCTTGATGATCGGAAGCTGCTGCAGAAGTGTTGCTGTTGTTGAAGCTAGCGTTCGATGGCGGCGACGAAGATGAGGCGGGGCGCTTGCTCTGGTGGTTGTTTGCGGCGGAGGAGCTCCGCTTGGCGTTCTTCCGGGAGCCGCCGCCTACGGGGATGTTCCTCAAGGCGCCGCCTTTGGTCCAGTACCTTTTACAGCTCTTGCAGAAGTGGCGAGGCTGGGAGAGATTGTAGTTGTTGTAGTAGCAGAATTTAGTGTTTGGGGAATCACACCTGGGGCACTTGAGTTGCTCTTGCTCCGGGAACTGTGCTTTGATCTGAGAATACAGATACGGGTCTTGCATTCtttttcaagaatatctgatgTGGGTTTTGTGTTAGCTTGATCTTGACGCTGAAAGAATGGATATTATATCGAAAGATTGATGTTTTGGAGAATTTGTGGAGAAGGGATTTGTTGGCAAgtggagaaaaaaaaaagggagaGAATCAACCAAGAAACGCAACTCGGAAGATGACAAAAAGTCGAGTTGGAGGAGATGAGTAATAATCAGAGAGGCATCgacaaaattaaattaattacacGCAGATTCTTTGGATGATTGATCCAGTTTAATTTCAGTGGCTAAAATAACGTTTTATTTCAGATTCAATTTCCTAGCTTTTTCAAGAAACATAGAGAGGAGGACATGTAATGTAAACATGGAATATGGGGTTTGGCCTAATAGAAACAGGATCATCTCACACATATacacgcatatatatatatatatatatatatatacacacataggttatatttattattattgtgtaAATATATGTTGCTCTTTGGTCTTGTCGGATTGTATTGTATTATTAATTTAGCAGTTGATGATCAACATTGTCTTTATAAAAATAAGAGAAAATTGtaattttggtcctgtatgtttattattttgcgattttgggtttttcatatttttatatttcagttttagtcctcaTGTTATGATTTTAGGCAATTtcaattttcttttttaaatgATTACGTGGCACCGTATACaccagctccacatcagcaatGCATTTTTTGCCACATCAGCGCTACATCgaaaaaaaaagactaaaattgttaaaaaaataaatatagcggactaaaactaaaatctgaaattatagaggaccgaaatcgcaaaattacaaacatacatgaccaaaaaaataattttccataaaaaaaattatttgtaaaaggatataatatttttaatttttaaaaattaaaaatagagaaGATTTAATCATAAAGGTTATAAAGAGAGGATAATATTATACAATGGGCCATGGTTTTCTGATTCCATGATAATatttatgcatttgaattttttctaaagtttattttgtattttgttgtGATATTTTATTAATGCTATTGATTCTCTAACGAGTGTGTAGTAGTTTTGAGAACAATGACAAAGCTTATGAAAACccaatatttaataaattaaattgtatgtgtatatatatgtatatctaTATGAATATGTATAAGTACATATACATCATGATGCTTAATGTGAGGGAACTTGGAAGCGGATCAAGCTCTCAATATTTTGACTCACGGGAAGTCCCAAACCCACCCTTTGGGTGATGAAGTATCACATGACTTAATTTTATTGTCTTGACCTCTAATAGAGTCGGCGCTTTAGTTTTCTTGCAATGCCGGTCTGACCTCTTACACATGGATGACCTTTTACCGATTGCATGGGTATGACTTTTGTTTAAGCATCACAAATGGATGTTAATATTTGTACGCATGATGGAGATTTGTTGATGATGTAGACTGAAAAATTTCATTGAAATAGTAAGAATAGAAACTACATTGCAAGAATCAGCAAAACCTGAAATACTTAAAGCAAAAGGAAAGCATTAGCAAAACATGAAATAATTAAAGCAAAAGTCGATGACTGTCTTACCAAACTCTCACTCCGAGCACTGAACTGTTTATGATCGAACAACTTCATCCTTGAGTCTGCTAAAAAACGGCGTAAAATTTATTCAATGGGGTTCCAGACCGCGGGTCTTTGATTCAAGTGAATATATCTCCACAATTTCTTCTTCAGTCGGATTATTTGTCCACAAAGTTCTCCAAGTACATTTGCTCAACTAGATTTCTAATTTCTGCTATCAAGTTGAAACAAATCTTTTGTCATGTATCCTCTGTCTTTATGGAAATGATAGTACTCGTCCGATAGTTGTCGTTTTTGGTTATCCCTTATTGTATGTAGAGGTCACATAGAACCCTGCTGTTCGGCGACAACTAGAATATCTAAAAAGCGTGCGCTTATGGTATATTGAAGGTGGGATCCTCAGCTATTTGTTTCTCGCCTTCTGTCCTTTCCTCGGGCCTCTCGCTCTCTTTCCTCATCTTTCCTAAGTGGTAATAGTCGATAGACTCCTCAATGCGAATGTATTTTCTTGCTCTTTCCTGCAACTCCTCCAAAGTTTTTGGAGGATTTTTCGCTATTGATTCCTTGAAGTTCTTGTGACGCGAGTTTTGTTGCATTATCTCTGCTAGTAGGCCATGATTAACATGTGAGTCATCATGAACGACTTGAGTGACATTGAATCGAATAGGGACGAATACTCGAATATGAGATGATTTTTGAGtttcctgaaatcacatacttgcatttttatttgaattaattgaatttatatGTTTGAATGTATTACGATTGCACTTGCATTTATATTGAGCCGAATTAATTGATTTCATTTCGAATTAGACGTCTTGGGGACTATAATCGAGTTCCTGGGTTTTTAATGTCTCCGAAAGTCcgaatactccttatagttgcaccagagtctagaggattgagttatacatcatccacctcgatcaggagagtcggtgagttgttgtgatatctcgtccttgggatcccaaccgaagaatCGAGTTTTCCTTCGATTATCAGATTAGATATTTCCgaattttaaatacatgcatttcaaCTTTATTGTTATTGAACTTATATTTGTCATATCATGATATTGATATGTTTTTGATATTTCATgtatatgttgcttttactggaaatattattctcaccggatttatcggactgttgtcttattttgtatgtgtacttggcaacatgtggggcaggatcgagtcagaggcaaCATGACTagtttgggttgtgattgatagAATTGAgaatcggtttagaagtcgaatatgtattCTCGAACTTGATTTGTATTGATGTTGGAACTAgcctagaaccgatgcatgctCAACCCTTTTGAGTATTTGATCAACTTtagaaatattttgtattgTAATATGCTATATTGAAGTATTAAGATTTCTCGCTCTTTTTGGATTATTAAAGAGATAAGCCACAATTTTGGAGCTGTCTCCTTCCTAGCGTTGGAAAGCTGCACATTGTTGGTTCCTATCCCTTTTTATCTACGTGACTCCTTTCCAGGTGGTGAGACCAACATACCTCATCATTCAAGCTTTTTTTGCCACCATGACTATGTTGTTGGATAGCAAAATAACTTGTTATTTCTTTAGCTGCGATACACTTGGAGGTCTCCTCCATCAAGGCTCTCAAGGTACCGGGAGTGATAAGAAACTCTTGTTGTCGGGGATCAAGAGGCCGGGGATCCTGAACACCCTCGGTTTTATGAGAAACATGTGACCTTGTCTGCATCCTTAGTGAAAATGTGACTTTCCCACTGATGACGTCAAGCTGATGCGTGCAAAAAATTGACTACCTGAAATAATGGGATTCAGGTAGTCCACCAAATCAGGAGATCAAGTACTTGAGCGACTAATAGATTCGAGATCCAGTGAGTAAATTCCTTGGAGCACTCAATTGCTTCACGAACAGACGTTAGATATGTCGAGAATTACCTGACGAAAATCCTCCGAAGTTCAAGTCAGCGATCACCTCTTGAAATAATCAAAAGTAAAGAGCTTTTTGAATGCTAAAGTTCACTTGCCTCTAAAGGATGAGAGTGCAATCATAGAAGATTTTAATAGACAATTACTTAGCCCTTTTAagatttaaatattatcaattGAGCCCTACATgggataaatatttttttattggatTATTTATTTATCGAATCTCcttaattaaaaatcaactactttattaattaaaatatgatatatatcaCTCATATATATTGATTCGTGAGACTGTAATACGTAAAAcctactaaaataaaatttagaatCTTTTGTTTAAGAAAAAATTAAGAGTAAATTGTCCTAAAATCCCTAATACCCATCCTAATTTTATTCTAACTCCCCAACCAAAATATTATTTACTATAAatccctaggaccaccaaacttgaatattttaatgtttaattcttgtactaaATTTATGCTAATCTATGCTTGAAATCTAAAGGTTTTATGCTTAAAATTTAAAGGTTTTATGCTTGAATCTGGAGATTTTGTGCTCATTGGCAGTATAAAGAGTTATCCATAAAAATGGTATTAAAGCCTTAGGTTTATttttcagacataatattattcgttaaatcatattttttttgttgaggagaagattttaaCAAAACATGAATTCAAACGAAAGTTTGAACAAGATAaatttcatttatatgaaattCTATGAACAAGTGAATCTAGTTAAAATGGATTCTTTACAACAGGCCCTGGGTTTTGTAAGATCTGAAGGGATTaataaatatgatttctaattaCCAATTTCTAGTGATTATCCCAGGCTCTTCTAAGATCTCCGAAGATCTTAGAAAAATCCAAAAGACgatacaatattacagcaaccAGCTATATGAAATATCTCGACAAAttggagaaatccttaagaaacaagaagaaattcttgtaactttAAGGGAACTTCAAATGAAAATCCAAAATCTAGAACAAACATCGAGTTATAGAAAATAAGAAAGATTACCAATCTCGTTTGGTactgaacctttgttacattAGAAAGATAAAATTAAAATGGTACCAAAACCTTTAACCGATGAAGAGATGATGATTATTCTTATAAAAGTAGTATCAGAAAAGAATACTAAtttgatgactactttagaaagattaaatcttgaggatctacaagatcttgcagattcatttgcgaatcttaaagtagtagatctaaataTGAATGACCCGGAAGGTGAACAACCTTTAAGGAATCCTCCAAGATATGTGGCTAAaatagaagaaccacatagtgaatTTCAAATTGGAAAAAatttcacatccagcaggaacaaggataagaaggagtaaaatcccactctatcagactccttacggaaaaacagctttagatccaatacatccttatggggttatgttaaacctttaTGTTTTAGAtttcaaaaatagaaaaaatctcatagatgattggacgtcagccaTAAGAATTGCAGCAGGAatattagatctcaataaaaaataatgatggATATATGAAAAAACttaccaaatatatatattcgaaGTGGTATATcatataaatttataaaataaaattcttataAGACGATCTCACAGTTCAATTTTATGATACAGATATCTCATTATTGACAtgttccatgaaaaaaatattattttttatgtcaaaaatgttactttttatgaaaatatatgtTAAGTCAACTCAACTCACGAATATAAATTCGTAAAAACGTCTAACAACATATCTACTCGATTATTTACAGTTATAGTACTAGTTGGTTGATATATTTAATCATACATCAAAGACAGTTTGTAACGCAGTTCAAAAAATTAATACGGTTAAAACCTCCTAATTTTAAATCGACATCCTTTTCAACAACTTTTtatgtcttgtttttgtatataattttactttataataaaaattcacTATAACCCAAAACGTCATTTCTGATGTAACGGAAATATATAGAGAGAGCTTTCTTCTATTTTTCATTTCAAGAGATCTCTCGACTATGGTGGAAAATATTATTACCAATCAtgattcatttttaaaaaatacaatagTAGCTAGATTTTAGAGCACACAGAATTATATCCCGGATTATGAAGTTGTTATAATATGTTTACATTATTAATCTGCACGAcctattatatttatatttttatattatatcatgatcaGCCGCATAGAATAACAATCTCGGTGTATCCTAATCAAACCATATCATATATTCCTAATCTCATATAAAAAAccgttttctttttctttccttcttttttttttttaagaaaaaaacaaaacaaaacgcAACCCCACTTAAATAATTATTCCAATCaattatccaaaaataaaatccTTATTATAACTTTATGTTTGAATGACAATCCTTAATTTTAGTATAGCCCAAAAAatttacataaaaattaatttatgaaaaattatatatatatatatcagatcTGATcacctgcaccctagggtgcaggaaATCTACGTgtggtttttgttttgttttttttgttagtGGTCGCACACGAATTTTCTGCACCCTAAGATGCAGTTgatcaaaattaatatatatatatatatatatatatatatatatatatacatatatatatatatatatgattgctAAGATAACTTGGATCGAGtggtgtatatgtatatatgtgtgATCCAGAGAGGGTTAACTCTCTGCTTCCACATGTAAATCATTGTGTAGATGTAAATAtacatataatcatataatcattGTGGAATCAATATACATGTAAATACTGATTTATATATTATGTTGTATATATAGATGTATAGATATATATGCATCAACCAAGAAATGGAAAATGTGGAACATGGAGAAACAACGAAAGAAATTAACAAGAACACATTTCATGATCGAATTATTAGTATCACCTCCataattatgtatatttatatgtatatgtttatgtatatgtatatgtataagTATAAGTATGTATACATCATGATGTTTAATGTGAGGGGACTTGGGAGTGGATCAGGCTCTCAATATTTTGACTCACGGGAAGTCGATCACAAACCCACCTTTTGGTTGATGAAGCATCACATGacttaattttattgttttaatcTCTAATAGAATCAACGTTTTAGTTTTCCTGCAAGGCCGGCCTGACCTCTTATACATGGATGACCTTTTATCGATTGCATGGGTATGACTTTTGTTTAAGCATCGCAGATGGGTGTTAATATTTTTACGCATGATGGAGATTTGTTGATGATGTAGACTGAAAAATTTCATTGAAATCGTAAGAATAGAAACTACATTGTAAGAATCAGCAAAACCTGAAATAgttaaagaaaaaggaaagcaTTAGCAAAAACATGAAATAATTAAAGCAAAAGTCGATGACTGTCTTACCAGACTCTCACTTCGAGCGCACAACTGTTTATGTTCGAACGACTTCATCCTTGAGTCTGCTAAAAAATGGcataaaatttattcaatagTGTTCCAGGTGGCGGGTCTTTGATTCAAGCGAATATATCTCCACAATTTCTTCTTCAGTCGGATTATTTGTCCACAAAGTTCTCCAAGTACCTTTGCTCAACTAGCTTTCTAATTCCTGCTATCAAGCTGAAACAATCCATTGTCATGCGTCCTCTGTCTTTATGGAAATGATAGTATTTGTCCGATAGTTGTCGTTTTGGGTTATTCCTTATTGTACACGGAGGTTATATCGAACCCTACTGTTCGGTGACAACTAGAATATCTAAAAAGTGTGCGCTTATAGTAGTATATTGAAAGTGGGATCCTCAGCTATATGTTTCTCGCCTTCTGCCCTTTCTCCGGGCCTCTCGCTCTCTTTCCTCCTCTTTCCTATGTGGTAATAGTCGATAGACTCCTCAATGCGAATGTATTTTCTTGAACTTTCCAGCAACTCCTCCAAAGTGTTTGGAGGATTTTTCGCTATTGATTCCTTGAAGTTCATGTGACGCGAGTTTTGTTGCATTATATCTGCTAGTAGGTCATGATTAACATGTGAGACCTCATGAACGACTTGAGTGAAATGTTGCACGagttccttaagatttctcacTCTTTTTGGACTATTTCAAACAGTTAAGCCACAGTTTGGGGTACTTTTGGTGAATGGATAATTGATGGAGAAGTCGGCTGAGTTGCTCCATCTTGCGATGATGCCAGGTGGGAGTTTGTTGAATAAGTAAAGGGCATGAATAGGCAGCTTATTCCGGATAATCTTGCAGTATGTGGCATCTCTAAGGTCATACAAATCTacctttaaataaaaccta
Proteins encoded:
- the LOC140883564 gene encoding uncharacterized protein, translated to MQDPYLYSQIKAQFPEQEQLKCPRCDSPNTKFCYYNNYNLSQPRHFCKSCKRYWTKGGALRNIPVGGGSRKNAKRSSSAANNHQSKRPASSSSPPSNASFNNSNTSAAASDHQDCSYGGQFGNLMMDVSGTSFSSLLGSSGGQYANFHDRSNLALADHFGGPHHHPQVGTANNDHGFLNNVGEEEAGESGCWSGGNGLPDLAIYTPAASNFH